One window from the genome of Mycolicibacterium gadium encodes:
- a CDS encoding CIA30 family protein, which translates to MAQTPQSSSQAPRPEAPGAVLVDLDDAGEVATWATVNDPVMGGMSTSRIAFADGGLVFSGNISLQNNGGFASARSPQDPDIGLRAAGAKSLRVHAVGDGKTYLLKVGTAGQPWSYVQRFATEAAVQRIYDLPVEGFEPVGMRLDPAPDAPQTLDPSSISQVSLYILDKQQGPFELTVSKIDATS; encoded by the coding sequence GTGGCGCAGACTCCCCAATCGTCCTCGCAAGCACCCCGGCCAGAAGCACCTGGCGCCGTTCTGGTCGACCTCGACGACGCCGGCGAGGTGGCCACCTGGGCCACGGTCAACGACCCCGTGATGGGCGGCATGTCCACCTCGAGAATCGCGTTCGCCGATGGTGGTCTCGTGTTCTCCGGCAACATCTCGCTGCAGAACAACGGCGGATTCGCCTCGGCCCGCAGTCCGCAGGATCCCGATATCGGCTTACGCGCAGCGGGGGCGAAGTCGCTGCGCGTGCACGCGGTGGGCGACGGTAAGACCTACCTATTGAAGGTGGGCACTGCGGGGCAGCCATGGTCCTACGTCCAGCGCTTCGCGACCGAGGCCGCCGTCCAGCGGATCTACGATCTGCCCGTTGAGGGCTTCGAGCCGGTTGGCATGCGACTCGATCCCGCACCCGACGCGCCGCAGACTCTGGACCCGTCAAGCATCAGCCAGGTGTCGCTCTACATTCTCGACAAACAGCAAGGCCCCTTCGAACTCACTGTCAGCAAGATCGATGCCACCTCCTGA
- a CDS encoding DUF4174 domain-containing protein — translation MVKKPSIRQLALVLMVLVTSIALGSATAVADELGDYRWERRPLLVFAPTDSDPRLVETLGRIEARRCDFVSRDMVLGLVVTEGNSTLDGQAINADESQRLGDRHAIGENAFSVVLIGKDGGEKLRVNEVPDLSVIYAVIDGMPMRGREMNANPSRC, via the coding sequence ATGGTAAAGAAGCCCAGCATTCGCCAATTGGCGCTCGTTCTAATGGTGTTGGTAACGAGCATTGCCCTCGGATCGGCTACCGCCGTGGCCGACGAACTCGGTGACTATCGGTGGGAACGTCGCCCTCTGCTGGTGTTCGCGCCGACAGACAGCGATCCACGGCTCGTTGAAACGCTGGGCCGAATCGAGGCCAGGCGATGTGACTTTGTCAGCCGCGACATGGTGCTTGGCCTGGTGGTCACCGAGGGAAACAGCACGCTAGATGGTCAAGCCATCAACGCCGATGAGTCACAACGGCTTGGAGACCGACATGCGATCGGCGAGAACGCCTTCAGCGTCGTGCTGATCGGGAAAGATGGCGGCGAAAAACTGCGCGTCAACGAGGTACCGGACCTCTCCGTAATCTATGCGGTGATCGATGGCATGCCCATGCGAGGCCGCGAGATGAATGCCAACCCGAGTCGGTGTTGA
- a CDS encoding cytochrome P450 — MRPFGTAVQMNIGAAIRTRRRGVKGWTGAVNTAYDPLDPATAAEPFAAYRALHSSGRVHYNPKRATWVVSRLEDVRAALRDTDRINSSQGVTRVRMAADLVVVTDGEQHSRLRKQVQPAFTKRALESWQAITGRLATELVDHVVANPGCDVVEELAIPMPLRVIAGIMGIPETDIADFRRWSEGAVQLINFTPTPSGVISVAKSVNAALALRRYFLKQLASGHLKGSGTVLGRLLEHSTDGNLTDEQLFFIAVLLLIAGNETTTNLLGGMFEAFARNPEEYDKIRANPDLIPMAIEELLRFTSPIQNLYRYTCADYAIGDVTIPSGSRVLLSFGAANRDPLVFDDPDAFIADRNPRMHVAFGYGAHMCLGAPLARMEAEAVLRELVSRVERISTEGPVTWSTNSSLRGPTKLPVRLQKC, encoded by the coding sequence ATGCGGCCGTTCGGCACCGCCGTGCAGATGAACATCGGCGCCGCGATTCGCACCAGACGGCGTGGCGTAAAGGGGTGGACGGGGGCGGTCAATACCGCCTACGACCCCCTTGATCCGGCCACCGCTGCCGAACCCTTCGCCGCTTACCGTGCTCTGCACAGCAGTGGACGCGTCCACTACAACCCGAAGAGGGCAACGTGGGTCGTCTCCCGGCTGGAAGATGTGCGGGCTGCCCTCCGAGACACCGACAGAATCAATAGCAGCCAAGGCGTCACCCGGGTCCGCATGGCCGCCGACTTGGTTGTCGTCACGGACGGCGAGCAGCACAGTCGACTGCGAAAGCAAGTTCAGCCCGCATTCACCAAACGCGCTCTCGAGAGCTGGCAGGCGATCACCGGCCGTCTCGCGACTGAACTTGTCGACCACGTTGTCGCCAATCCAGGCTGCGACGTGGTCGAGGAGCTTGCCATCCCCATGCCCCTGCGGGTGATCGCCGGCATTATGGGCATCCCGGAGACCGACATCGCTGATTTCCGCCGATGGTCCGAGGGCGCAGTGCAGCTCATCAACTTCACCCCCACTCCGAGCGGCGTGATCAGTGTCGCCAAGTCCGTGAACGCTGCTCTGGCGCTACGCCGTTATTTCCTCAAGCAGCTCGCGAGCGGCCACCTCAAGGGGTCCGGCACCGTGCTGGGACGCTTGCTCGAGCACAGTACCGACGGCAACCTGACGGATGAACAATTGTTTTTCATTGCCGTACTGCTTCTCATCGCTGGGAATGAGACCACCACCAACCTCCTCGGTGGGATGTTCGAGGCATTTGCTCGAAACCCTGAAGAGTACGACAAGATTCGGGCTAATCCGGATCTCATCCCGATGGCCATCGAAGAGCTCCTCCGTTTCACCAGCCCGATCCAAAACCTGTACAGGTACACCTGCGCCGACTACGCGATTGGCGATGTCACCATCCCCAGCGGATCACGGGTCCTCCTGTCCTTCGGCGCTGCGAACCGTGACCCGCTGGTCTTCGACGATCCCGATGCCTTCATCGCCGACCGCAATCCACGCATGCACGTCGCCTTCGGGTACGGGGCCCACATGTGCCTCGGCGCTCCGCTGGCCCGCATGGAAGCCGAAGCCGTCCTGCGGGAGCTCGTCAGTCGTGTCGAGAGGATTTCCACAGAGGGGCCCGTAACGTGGTCGACCAACAGCTCGTTGCGAGGGCCGACCAAATTGCCTGTCCGCCTTCAGAAATGCTGA
- a CDS encoding class I SAM-dependent methyltransferase has translation MNPQAEDHNAPISHWSQIHGWFGWRDLQEEAVTTFADGSTFVEVGSYLGRSLCSLAEVVREANRDFTVVGVDYCRGSGREGTADKDSHAAAVADGGGTLAGQLHRNVIACGFADRVHLLVSPSPAAAALFADGSLAWVHLDARHEYDSVLGDIDGWLPKVAPGGWLSGDDYDEQWWPGVVAAVRDRVPDAQECSTRQWRWVNPQSSSR, from the coding sequence GTGAATCCACAGGCCGAAGACCACAATGCACCGATATCGCACTGGTCGCAGATCCACGGCTGGTTCGGCTGGCGTGACCTGCAGGAGGAGGCGGTGACCACCTTCGCGGACGGCAGCACGTTCGTCGAGGTCGGCTCCTACCTGGGTCGCAGTCTGTGTTCACTGGCCGAGGTGGTGCGCGAGGCGAATCGCGACTTCACCGTGGTCGGCGTCGACTACTGCCGCGGCAGCGGACGCGAGGGTACCGCGGACAAGGACTCTCATGCCGCCGCCGTCGCCGATGGGGGCGGCACCCTGGCCGGGCAGTTGCACCGCAACGTCATCGCGTGTGGTTTCGCCGACCGGGTACACCTCTTGGTAAGCCCGTCACCGGCGGCCGCCGCGCTCTTCGCCGACGGGTCCCTGGCCTGGGTTCACCTCGACGCCCGCCACGAGTACGACAGCGTGCTCGGCGACATTGACGGCTGGCTACCGAAGGTGGCGCCGGGCGGATGGCTCTCCGGGGACGACTACGACGAGCAGTGGTGGCCGGGTGTGGTTGCGGCAGTGCGGGATCGCGTTCCCGATGCCCAGGAATGCTCCACCCGACAGTGGCGCTGGGTGAATCCGCAGAGCTCGTCTCGCTGA
- a CDS encoding zinc-dependent alcohol dehydrogenase family protein, whose protein sequence is MKAVVLARFGGADAFELRAVPVPNVQPRQVRVRVHATAVNPLDFQIRRGDYADYVPLPAIIGHDISGVIEEVGSQVTEFRVGDEVYYTPQIFGGDGSYAEQHVADVDLVGRKPKNLSHLEAASLTLVGGTVWEALVTRAQLTVGETVLIHGGAGGVGSIAIQVAKAMGARVITTAKAADHDMVLSLGADAAIDFTTTDYVDAVSEMTRGQGVDVVFDTIGGDALTRSPLTLADSGRVVSIVDIAQPQNLIEAWGKNAAYHFVFTRQNRGKLDALTNLIERGLVKPVIGATLPLARMGEAHELLENRRSYALHGKVAIDVAGDTVALPARV, encoded by the coding sequence ATGAAGGCCGTCGTCCTCGCCCGTTTCGGCGGTGCCGACGCTTTCGAACTGCGCGCCGTCCCCGTACCGAATGTCCAACCCCGCCAGGTGCGGGTGCGCGTCCACGCGACCGCCGTCAACCCGCTCGACTTTCAGATCCGTCGCGGAGACTACGCAGACTACGTCCCTCTCCCCGCGATCATCGGACACGACATCTCCGGCGTGATCGAGGAAGTCGGTTCTCAGGTGACCGAGTTCCGCGTTGGCGACGAGGTCTACTACACACCCCAGATCTTTGGCGGCGACGGTTCGTATGCCGAACAGCACGTCGCTGACGTCGATCTGGTCGGCCGGAAGCCAAAGAATCTCAGCCACCTCGAGGCGGCAAGCCTGACACTCGTCGGCGGGACGGTGTGGGAGGCCCTCGTGACGCGAGCGCAGCTCACCGTGGGTGAGACCGTCCTCATCCACGGCGGCGCGGGGGGCGTCGGCTCGATCGCGATCCAGGTCGCGAAGGCGATGGGCGCACGGGTCATCACCACCGCGAAGGCAGCCGACCATGACATGGTGCTTTCGCTCGGAGCGGATGCGGCAATCGACTTCACGACGACCGACTACGTGGACGCCGTTTCTGAGATGACGCGAGGCCAGGGAGTCGACGTCGTGTTCGATACCATCGGCGGCGACGCGCTCACGAGAAGTCCACTGACGCTTGCAGACTCCGGACGCGTCGTCAGTATCGTCGACATCGCGCAGCCGCAGAATCTCATCGAGGCGTGGGGCAAGAACGCCGCCTACCATTTCGTCTTCACTCGGCAGAACCGCGGCAAGCTGGACGCACTCACCAACCTGATCGAGCGCGGCCTCGTGAAACCGGTCATCGGCGCGACCCTGCCGCTCGCGCGAATGGGCGAGGCTCATGAGCTCTTGGAAAACAGGCGGTCGTACGCACTTCACGGCAAGGTCGCGATCGACGTGGCAGGCGACACTGTCGCGCTGCCGGCTCGCGTCTAG
- a CDS encoding SDR family NAD(P)-dependent oxidoreductase, whose amino-acid sequence MMNEHKWSESDVPDQSGRVAVVTGSNTGLGLDTARVLAARGAQVVLAVRNADKGKAAADQIRRSVPEAQVAVQQLDLGSLEAVRAASAELRAAHPRIDLLINNAAVAFPPKTTTPDGFELQFATNHLGHFALTGLLLENMLGVDGARVVVVASLDHKLGGAIHFDDLQWERRYSGALAYAQSKLANLMFCYELHRRLSRSGAPLIAVTAHPGYTKSDLFRNMWKPVQAMMKFSDRFIGQDPAKGALPQLYAATMPDVRGGQYWGPDGFLEMAGHPKLVRSSKRSYDQQTQQRLWTVSEELTGVTYPI is encoded by the coding sequence ATGATGAACGAGCACAAGTGGAGCGAGAGCGACGTTCCGGATCAATCGGGTCGAGTTGCCGTCGTCACGGGATCCAATACGGGCCTCGGGTTGGACACCGCGCGGGTGCTTGCGGCACGCGGCGCGCAGGTGGTGTTGGCTGTGCGCAATGCGGACAAAGGCAAAGCGGCCGCTGACCAGATTCGCCGGTCGGTGCCGGAGGCGCAGGTAGCGGTGCAGCAGCTCGATCTGGGGTCACTCGAGGCGGTTCGGGCCGCGTCGGCCGAACTGCGTGCCGCCCATCCGCGGATCGACCTACTCATCAACAACGCCGCGGTGGCGTTCCCGCCCAAGACGACGACTCCTGACGGCTTCGAGTTGCAATTCGCCACCAACCACCTCGGCCACTTTGCGCTGACGGGACTCCTGCTGGAGAACATGCTCGGCGTTGACGGGGCGCGGGTGGTGGTGGTGGCAAGTTTGGACCACAAGCTCGGCGGCGCAATTCATTTCGATGATCTTCAGTGGGAGCGCCGGTACAGTGGCGCGCTCGCCTACGCCCAGTCCAAGCTCGCGAACTTGATGTTCTGCTATGAGTTGCATCGACGCTTGAGTAGATCGGGCGCGCCCCTGATAGCGGTTACCGCCCACCCCGGGTACACGAAGTCTGACCTCTTCAGGAACATGTGGAAACCGGTCCAGGCCATGATGAAGTTCTCCGACCGTTTCATCGGTCAGGATCCCGCGAAAGGTGCACTGCCACAGCTGTACGCCGCGACGATGCCTGACGTGCGCGGTGGTCAGTACTGGGGACCAGACGGGTTCCTCGAGATGGCGGGTCACCCCAAACTGGTGCGGTCGAGCAAGAGGTCGTACGACCAGCAGACGCAACAACGTTTGTGGACAGTGTCCGAGGAGTTGACCGGTGTCACGTATCCGATCTGA
- a CDS encoding alpha/beta hydrolase, whose translation MRSDHYHPDLRGIARVLPRSPFNKVTLPAMRALTRFAPATSEGVEVLAITHSAGVRLYRPERECTHGGALLWIHGGGYVIGTAAQDDALCRRFVRRVGVPVASVDYRLAPKDPYPAALEDCYSALTWLARQPGVVPDRIAIGGASAGGGLAAALALLARDRGEVTPLFQLLVYPMVDDRPSSRPGLESPHYRLWSEKSDRLGWQAYLKGADRQSAVPARHDDLSNLAPAWVGVGTVDPLYGQDVEYAHRLRDAGVACQLDVVDGAFHGFDIIASKTPVAQSFFDRQCEALLAAFAS comes from the coding sequence ATCCGATCTGACCACTATCACCCTGACCTGAGGGGCATCGCGCGAGTGCTCCCCCGGTCGCCCTTCAACAAAGTAACGCTGCCGGCAATGCGTGCCCTGACCCGATTTGCGCCGGCAACCTCAGAGGGTGTGGAAGTCCTCGCGATCACGCACAGCGCCGGGGTCCGGCTCTATCGACCCGAACGCGAGTGCACGCACGGCGGCGCACTGCTGTGGATCCACGGCGGCGGATACGTCATCGGAACGGCAGCCCAAGACGATGCGCTGTGCCGACGGTTCGTCCGCCGCGTCGGCGTTCCGGTCGCGTCCGTCGACTACCGGCTCGCTCCGAAAGATCCTTATCCGGCCGCACTGGAGGATTGTTATTCGGCGCTGACCTGGTTGGCTCGCCAGCCCGGGGTGGTTCCCGACCGGATAGCGATCGGCGGCGCCAGCGCGGGTGGAGGTTTGGCAGCGGCGCTTGCGCTGCTGGCCCGCGATCGCGGCGAGGTGACACCGTTGTTCCAGTTGTTGGTCTATCCGATGGTCGACGATCGACCGTCCAGTCGCCCAGGTCTGGAGAGCCCGCACTATCGGCTATGGAGCGAAAAGAGCGATCGGCTGGGCTGGCAGGCGTACCTGAAAGGGGCCGATCGCCAGTCTGCGGTCCCGGCACGACACGACGACCTCTCCAATCTCGCGCCTGCATGGGTGGGCGTGGGAACGGTGGATCCGCTATACGGCCAGGACGTTGAGTACGCGCATCGGCTGCGTGACGCGGGTGTGGCATGTCAGCTCGACGTCGTCGACGGAGCGTTTCACGGATTCGACATCATCGCCTCCAAGACGCCTGTGGCGCAGAGCTTTTTCGATCGGCAGTGCGAAGCACTGCTGGCAGCGTTTGCAAGCTGA
- a CDS encoding GlxA family transcriptional regulator: MSRPHHVVVLVLDGALPLDVGIPAEVFHPETGFPYDVSLCGVDAGTVPAHGGFGYAVSRGLEALAGADTIIVPGYAPAGRQVPTKVHEALRSAASRGVRIASICYGAFALAEAGLLDGLRATTHWDAAEQLAERYPEITVEPNVLFVDEGPVLTSAGAAAGLDLCLHIVRRDLGVTAANEIARGLVTAPHRSGGQAQYLPKNSSAPRGDTLAATREWVMARLDQPLTIDDLAAHARMSPRTFLRRFAEETGSTPLQWILRARVDAARELLESTRLSVDQIADQVGLGTGSNLRLHFRRIVDVSPSEYRATFSGGALAAKPIPVSRIAVGRS; encoded by the coding sequence GTGAGCCGACCCCATCACGTTGTGGTCCTCGTGCTCGACGGTGCTCTTCCCCTGGACGTCGGCATCCCGGCGGAGGTGTTCCATCCCGAGACGGGGTTTCCCTATGACGTTTCGCTCTGCGGGGTTGATGCTGGAACGGTGCCGGCTCACGGGGGCTTCGGGTACGCCGTCTCTCGCGGCTTGGAGGCGCTGGCCGGAGCCGACACGATCATCGTCCCGGGCTACGCACCGGCGGGTCGACAGGTACCGACAAAGGTGCACGAAGCACTTCGGAGCGCGGCATCGCGCGGCGTGCGGATCGCGTCGATCTGCTACGGCGCCTTCGCCCTCGCCGAGGCCGGCCTGCTCGACGGTCTCCGTGCGACGACGCACTGGGACGCGGCCGAGCAGCTGGCGGAGCGATACCCCGAGATCACGGTCGAGCCGAACGTGCTCTTCGTCGACGAAGGACCCGTCCTCACCTCGGCGGGTGCCGCCGCCGGACTCGACCTGTGCCTGCACATCGTGCGACGCGACCTCGGTGTCACCGCGGCGAACGAGATTGCCCGCGGCCTCGTGACTGCGCCCCATCGGAGCGGAGGGCAAGCCCAGTATCTGCCGAAGAACAGCTCCGCGCCCCGGGGTGACACTCTGGCCGCGACCCGCGAATGGGTCATGGCGCGGCTCGACCAGCCGCTCACCATCGATGATCTCGCGGCGCACGCGCGAATGTCGCCGCGTACGTTCCTGCGTCGCTTCGCCGAAGAGACCGGCAGCACTCCGTTGCAGTGGATCTTGCGCGCTCGGGTCGACGCCGCCCGAGAGCTTCTGGAGAGCACGCGGCTGTCCGTCGACCAGATCGCGGATCAGGTCGGCCTCGGAACCGGATCTAACCTGCGGCTGCACTTCCGCAGGATCGTCGATGTGTCCCCTTCCGAGTATCGGGCCACCTTTTCTGGCGGGGCACTGGCCGCAAAGCCCATCCCTGTGTCTCGAATCGCAGTGGGCCGAAGCTAG
- a CDS encoding ZIP family metal transporter → MLTAVLFGLAASSALVIGAAIGARWDLPKKVTGVLLAFASGALISALAFELFEEAFHLGGALHSGLGLLAGAASFVIADSLLDRYVSGHSGPEQREVVTEGARRGVGLALLAAVTLDGVPENLALGVSLVGGASVSLLVAIFFSNLPESLVGAMSMRHSGMSARAAIGVWMACAALLAAAVVVGRFTAGHLSDPVLAVALAFAGGAVLASLADTLMPEAFEHGRPLNAFATAGGFFLSFILAG, encoded by the coding sequence ATGCTCACAGCTGTGCTGTTCGGGCTGGCGGCGTCTAGCGCGTTGGTGATCGGTGCGGCCATTGGCGCACGATGGGATCTGCCCAAGAAGGTGACCGGCGTATTGCTCGCTTTTGCCAGTGGCGCCCTCATCTCCGCGCTGGCCTTCGAACTATTCGAAGAGGCCTTCCATCTGGGCGGAGCGCTGCACTCCGGCCTCGGCCTGCTGGCCGGAGCGGCTTCGTTCGTCATCGCGGACAGTCTGCTCGATCGTTACGTCAGTGGACATTCCGGTCCGGAGCAACGTGAAGTGGTCACCGAGGGGGCTCGCCGAGGTGTTGGGCTGGCGCTGCTGGCCGCGGTGACTTTGGACGGCGTGCCCGAAAATCTGGCGTTGGGTGTCTCGTTGGTCGGCGGGGCGTCTGTTTCGCTGTTGGTGGCGATTTTCTTCTCCAACTTGCCCGAATCGCTAGTTGGCGCGATGTCGATGCGCCATTCCGGTATGAGCGCTCGCGCTGCGATCGGTGTCTGGATGGCGTGTGCGGCGCTGCTGGCGGCAGCGGTGGTCGTAGGCAGGTTTACCGCCGGACACTTGAGCGATCCCGTGTTGGCGGTGGCGCTCGCATTCGCTGGTGGCGCGGTGCTGGCGTCACTAGCCGACACGCTGATGCCCGAAGCGTTCGAACATGGCCGGCCACTCAACGCGTTCGCCACCGCGGGCGGATTCTTCCTGTCCTTCATTCTCGCCGGCTGA
- a CDS encoding YihY/virulence factor BrkB family protein, which translates to MNDQVEMTRGPSWLKWWIGAIGGLLAGLLVSRWRNRSPRDSVTGLGATSVERTLTAPAHPAPDRDLPEPDANEDTKDAPDPEDPSKPDSPTDLKKRSVLFVLRKTAREFSTDQCTDLAAALTYYAVLSLFPALVVVVSLLGVFGQGQRTTEAVLQIVDDLGPASAVDTLRAPIQQLVESPSAGFALIVGIAGALWSASGYIGAFGRAMNRIYEVEEGRPVWKLRPIQLAVTLVGLVAVAVVAFMLAVSGPLAQAVGDAIGAGEVALTAWNIGRWPIVLIFVILAVAVLYYSSPNVKQPKFRWISIGAGVAILVWVLASVGFGFYVANFGSYNKTYGALAGVIVFLLWLWITNLALLFGAELDAELERGRQLQAGIHAERDLQLPPRDSRVALKNQAKEEQDVERGRALRESRGQDDG; encoded by the coding sequence ATGAACGACCAGGTCGAAATGACGCGTGGGCCGTCGTGGCTCAAGTGGTGGATCGGGGCGATTGGTGGGCTGCTGGCTGGCCTGTTGGTGAGTCGATGGCGGAATCGGTCGCCCAGAGACTCGGTCACCGGGCTGGGCGCCACGTCCGTCGAGAGAACGCTGACCGCACCTGCCCACCCCGCACCTGACCGTGATCTTCCCGAACCCGACGCCAATGAAGACACCAAAGATGCCCCCGACCCAGAAGACCCCTCCAAGCCAGATTCACCCACCGATCTCAAGAAGCGTTCGGTGTTGTTCGTGCTCCGCAAAACAGCACGAGAGTTCAGCACCGACCAGTGCACCGACCTGGCCGCAGCCCTCACGTATTACGCCGTGCTCTCGCTGTTCCCCGCCTTGGTGGTCGTGGTCTCCCTGCTCGGCGTGTTCGGTCAGGGGCAGCGCACGACCGAGGCGGTCTTGCAAATCGTGGATGACCTCGGCCCGGCCTCAGCGGTTGACACGCTGCGCGCCCCGATTCAGCAATTGGTCGAGTCCCCGTCTGCCGGCTTCGCGCTGATCGTCGGTATCGCCGGCGCGTTGTGGTCGGCGTCGGGTTACATCGGCGCCTTCGGTCGCGCCATGAACCGGATATATGAAGTGGAAGAAGGCCGACCGGTCTGGAAGTTGCGGCCGATTCAGTTGGCGGTGACCCTGGTCGGGCTCGTCGCCGTGGCCGTGGTGGCGTTCATGCTCGCGGTCAGCGGACCGCTCGCCCAGGCGGTCGGCGACGCCATCGGAGCAGGCGAGGTCGCGCTGACGGCCTGGAACATCGGGCGCTGGCCGATCGTCCTGATCTTCGTGATCTTGGCGGTCGCCGTCTTGTACTACTCCTCCCCCAACGTCAAGCAACCAAAGTTCCGGTGGATCAGCATCGGGGCCGGGGTGGCGATACTGGTCTGGGTTCTGGCGTCGGTCGGGTTCGGCTTCTACGTCGCCAACTTCGGCAGCTACAACAAGACCTATGGTGCGCTGGCCGGAGTCATCGTCTTCCTACTCTGGTTGTGGATCACCAATTTGGCATTGCTATTCGGAGCCGAACTGGACGCCGAACTCGAACGCGGCCGCCAACTGCAGGCAGGCATCCATGCCGAACGCGATCTGCAACTGCCGCCCCGCGACAGCCGGGTCGCCCTCAAGAATCAGGCCAAAGAAGAACAGGACGTCGAACGTGGCCGCGCCCTACGGGAATCTCGCGGCCAAGACGACGGCTAA
- a CDS encoding APC family permease — MERNAVDKTEDASLLKVLGNWDVLALGFGAMIGFGWVVLTGDWIGSAGSLGAVLAMLAGGAIMGVVGLTYAELTAAMPKAGGEHNFLLRGMGPRWSFVGSWGIVGGYVTIVMFEAVALPRTALYLFPGLNQVPLWEVAGSQVYLTWALVGAIAAAIITTINILGVKFASVAQTFVVVLLLVIGLMLVVGSFTGGSTNNMEPLFTGGTAGFFAVLVVVPFLFVGFDVIPQSAEEVNIPARQIGRLVVIAVFLASIWYVMTILTTSSAMSAAELGEADIATADAFGAMFGSDFMAKLLIAGGIAGILTSWNSLLLGASRLMYSMARSGMLPAWFGKLHPKFRTPINALLFVGGLSFVAPFLGEAMLGWLVDSGSPSIVIAYLLVAVVFVVLRRREPLMDRPLRVGGKGNGGLLIGGAAVVLCVGLLSLYLPGMPAFLDVPPWILFGAWWALGAFFLLRIPTRIKPGEDAEHRLLDALKERRALATGSSSR, encoded by the coding sequence ATGGAGAGAAACGCAGTCGATAAAACCGAAGACGCCTCTCTGCTGAAGGTCCTCGGCAATTGGGATGTATTAGCCCTCGGCTTTGGTGCCATGATCGGATTCGGCTGGGTGGTGCTCACCGGAGACTGGATCGGGTCTGCGGGCTCGCTCGGCGCGGTGCTGGCGATGCTCGCCGGCGGGGCGATCATGGGCGTGGTCGGATTGACGTACGCCGAGCTCACGGCGGCCATGCCCAAGGCCGGAGGTGAGCACAACTTTTTGCTTCGCGGCATGGGACCCCGGTGGTCGTTCGTCGGCTCGTGGGGCATCGTCGGCGGTTACGTGACCATCGTGATGTTCGAGGCGGTGGCTCTGCCCAGAACCGCGCTGTATCTATTTCCCGGCCTCAACCAGGTTCCGTTGTGGGAGGTCGCGGGCAGCCAGGTCTATCTCACCTGGGCACTGGTCGGCGCGATCGCCGCGGCGATCATCACCACGATCAACATCCTCGGCGTCAAGTTCGCGAGTGTGGCACAGACGTTCGTCGTGGTGCTGCTGCTGGTCATCGGCCTGATGCTGGTTGTCGGATCCTTCACCGGCGGCTCGACGAACAACATGGAGCCGCTCTTCACCGGCGGCACCGCAGGGTTTTTCGCCGTTCTCGTCGTGGTGCCCTTTCTGTTCGTCGGATTCGACGTCATCCCGCAGTCCGCGGAGGAAGTGAACATCCCTGCGCGTCAGATCGGACGCCTGGTCGTCATCGCCGTGTTCCTGGCCTCCATCTGGTACGTCATGACCATTCTGACCACCTCGTCGGCGATGAGCGCCGCCGAGCTCGGGGAGGCGGATATCGCCACCGCGGACGCGTTCGGCGCGATGTTCGGCAGCGACTTCATGGCGAAGCTCCTGATCGCGGGCGGCATCGCCGGCATCCTCACGTCGTGGAACTCGCTGCTGCTCGGCGCCTCGCGTCTGATGTACTCGATGGCGCGCTCGGGCATGCTGCCCGCCTGGTTCGGCAAGCTGCACCCGAAGTTCCGCACCCCGATCAACGCACTGCTGTTCGTCGGTGGCCTGTCCTTCGTCGCCCCGTTCCTCGGCGAGGCGATGCTCGGCTGGCTCGTCGACTCCGGCTCTCCCAGCATCGTCATCGCCTACCTGCTGGTGGCGGTCGTCTTCGTCGTCCTGCGCCGCCGGGAGCCGCTGATGGACCGACCGCTCCGGGTGGGGGGCAAGGGGAACGGCGGCCTGCTGATCGGCGGCGCCGCCGTCGTGCTGTGCGTTGGGCTGCTGAGCCTCTACCTGCCGGGCATGCCGGCGTTCCTCGACGTGCCGCCGTGGATCCTGTTCGGTGCCTGGTGGGCGCTCGGCGCGTTCTTTCTACTTCGCATCCCAACGCGTATCAAGCCGGGCGAAGACGCTGAACATCGGTTGCTCGACGCGCTAAAGGAGCGTCGAGCGCTGGCGACGGGCTCGAGTAGCCGGTAA